The following is a genomic window from Paenibacillus sp. FSL R5-0766.
AGATCCAGATAGTCATCAATTTGCAACGAAACGCCGCAATCAGATTTAGTGTTCATCGTCGTCTCTCCTTATTTCAGTACTTGGCTGGAATCATTACTTCTATCTTACAGGAACAAGCCCACTGAAAGCGAGTACTGAACGATTAAATTTCGGGAAAATTTTTATTTTTTTATGTTAAAACAGCTTTACATTTCCATTAAGACCAATCTGGCAGGATATTGATATTGGTACATATGAAATTGGTAATAAAAACCCGCGTTAAGGAAACAAGTTCTTTCCTCAAAACGGGTTTTTCATCATTTTATATATAATATTAGCACATATAAAATCAGCCGCTTTTCCCATCTCGCTGCTGTCTGGTCATCAGTAACATGAGAAACGAGATGATAATAATGGAAACAGTCCATGCCCAGGCCATGGTCTGATTGCCCGAATCCACAGCGACATAGATTGCCGTAGGTACCGTTTGTGTTTTGCCCGGAATATTGCCTGCAATCATCAGTGTGGCTCCGAATTCCCCAAGTGCACGGGCAAAGCCCAGGATGAAAGCAGTCATCAATGCTCTGCCTGCGAGCGGCAGGGAGATGTAACGAAAGACCTGCCACTCATTCGCCCCAATCGAACGACCCGCATCCTCCAGATCACGATCCACACCACTGAATCCCGATTTCATCGTCTGATACACGAGTGGAAAAGCAACCACCACCGAAGCAATCACCGCAGCCCACCAGGTGAAAATAACCGGTGCGGAGAATATGGCTTCGATCCATTGTCCAAACAGACTTTTACGCCCCAGTATGACAAGTAAC
Proteins encoded in this region:
- the modB gene encoding molybdate ABC transporter permease subunit, producing the protein MNVNAIDWSVFWSPVRLSLQVALLSSVVATVLGIAIAWKMSRSSFRGKILLETAFMLPLVLPPTVVGFLLLVILGRKSLFGQWIEAIFSAPVIFTWWAAVIASVVVAFPLVYQTMKSGFSGVDRDLEDAGRSIGANEWQVFRYISLPLAGRALMTAFILGFARALGEFGATLMIAGNIPGKTQTVPTAIYVAVDSGNQTMAWAWTVSIIIISFLMLLMTRQQRDGKSG